The following coding sequences lie in one Homalodisca vitripennis isolate AUS2020 chromosome X, UT_GWSS_2.1, whole genome shotgun sequence genomic window:
- the LOC124368584 gene encoding gustatory receptor for bitter taste 66a-like has protein sequence MIHTNITQEVNNDIYRQSMRQRNPPHIRHNQDRNVNDRINSLMIAYHLLCDAVGQANDFYSDPLLASIFYGFLRVTSCLYLIFIHLVIKDETGVIIAIFWTLSMTCYLWMLVSSSSDVTRVAQETKPVISKLITNPNINPGLRKQLNSFLFQLTKKHLEFSAGGFLNVNRQMLTSMAATVATNLVILIQFQTQ, from the coding sequence ATGATCCACACGAATATTACACAAGAAGTGAACAATGACATTTATAGACAGTCAATGCGACAACGGAATCCACCACATATACGTCACAATCAGGATCGTAACGTCAATGACAGGATCAACTCTCTCATGATCGCTTACCATTTGCTTTGTGATGCTGTAGGCCAAGCCAATGATTTCTACAGTGACCCGTTACTGGCCTCCATCTTCTATGGCTTTCTACGTGTCACTTCCTGTCTATATTTGATCTTCATACATCTTGTAATTAAAGACGAAACAGGAGTTATCATAGCAATATTTTGGACACTGTCTATGACATGTTACCTATGGATGCTCGTCTCCTCAAGCTCTGATGTCACTCGAGTGGCTCAGGAGACGAAACCAGTAATCAGCAAGCTGATAACCAACCCAAATATAAACCCGGGACTGAGGAAACAGTTGAATTCATTTTTGTTCCAGTTGACAAAGAAACACCTCGAGTTTTCTGCAGGAGGATTTTTGAATGTCAACAGACAAATGTTGACATCGATGGCTGCTACTGTGGCTACTAATCTGGTAATACTCATTCAATTTCAGactcaatga